ATTTCAATTTTCTTCAGCAAATTTTATCTTAGTAAAGATAAAAATCGTCAAGTCATTTTTTTAATAACGACAGAATCATCGCCAAATTGTTTAAAATAAACGACAAAATGCATAAAAAAGGGATAGATGTTAATCTATCCCTTTTTCAATTTGCTTTGAAATTCTTATTTCAGTGTCGTTTTGATTACAATGCCAGCTTGTTGTACGGCTGTTTGAATAGCTGGTACATGGGCAATCGGATTTAAAAGTCCATAATCGTGGATCAAACCGTTATATCTCGTTAAGGTTACAGGAACTCCAGCTTCATTAAGCTTTCTGGCATAAGCTTCTCCTTCATCTCTTAAAACATCGTTCTCAGCAGTTTGAACTAGAGCAGGAGGTAAGCCTTTTAATTCTGTTAAACTAGCTTGTAATGGAGAAGCATATTTTTCTGTTCTTTTAGCAGTATCAGGTAAATAATTGTCCCAGAACCATTTCATCATATTTTTAGTTAAGAAACGTCCATTGGCATATAAATTATAAGATTCAGTTTCAAAATTAGCATCCGTTACAGGCCATAATAAAACTTGTAATTTAATATGAGGGCCTTTTTTATCTTTCGCCATTAAAGTAATAGCGGCAGTCATGTTACCACCCACGCTATTTCCAACAACAGCTAGGTTTTTCCCATCTACTCCAATTTCTTTTCCATTTTCAGCTACCCATTGTGTTGCAGCATAAATTTCGTTAATCGCAACTGGATATTTAGCTTCAGGTGATGGCGTATAATCAGGGAAAACTGCCACTGCGCCACTTTCTACAACCAAATCTCTTACTAATCTTCTATGAGTAGGATAATCTCCTAAAACCCATCCACCGCCGTGAATAAAGATAAATACTGGTGCATTTGCTTTTGCTCCTTTAGGTTTAGTGATATGAATTTTTACTTTTAAGCCGTTCTGAGAAATTACTTTTTCAGTTTCTTCTATACCAGAATAATCCACTTCTACTGATTTCTGAGCGCCTACTAAAACATTTCTTGCATCTGTGACAGATAATTGTTCTAATGGTTTTCCGTTACCTGAATTTAATGCATTTAAAAAGCTGCGGACTTCTGTAAAGATTTCCGGGTCATTTTGTCCTTTATATGGTCTTTCTTGTGCCATAGCTATTGTATTTAGAGTTAATAATGTAACTATAAATATACCTCTTTGTATGGATTGTATTGTTTTCATAATGTATGTTATTTGTTATAAGATTTTGATGTTTAGTTGATTAAATTTGCCTGTAAAACAATTTCGAAAGAAAAAGCCTGGCTTACCGGACACGTTTTTTCGGCGCCCTGAGCAATTTTTAAAAATTCTTCTTCTGTTATTCCCGGAACTTTAGCATTTAATACTAAAAGAGATTGAGTAATCTTTCCGTCGTTTAAAGTAATAGTTGATTGAGTGGATAATTCCTCAACTGTGAAACCTGCTGTAGTTAAGTCTAAGCTTAGTTTCATAGTGAAACAGCCAGCGTGAGCAGCTGCTAATAATTCCTCAGGATTAGTTCCGATTCCGTCTGCGAAACGGCTGTTGAAAGAATATTGAGTATTGTTTAATACGGTACTGTCTGTAGTAAGAGTTCCTTTTCCGGTTTTAATGTCACCGTTCCAAACGGCTTGTGCTTTACGTTTCATATCTTTATTGTTTTATCATATATAATTTGATAGGACAAAGATATGGCGGTAATAAGCCTCTGAAAATGGATAAAAGTCTATTCTAATTGTACATTTTTCCCTTGAAGGTATTTTTTCTTGAAATTAGACGGAGTGTCGCCAACTTTATTGGTAAAAAGTCGGTTAAAATACGCCGGATCTTCATATCCCAGCTGATAGGCAATCTCTTTTACACTTAAAGAAGAATACCCCAAAAGCCTTTTAGCTTCCAGAATAATGCGGTCTTTTATAATATCGTTAGGCTGTGTTAATTCCAAACGATTGAATTTGTTTGAAAGTGTTTTAGGAGCAACACCCAAAATATCTGCATAATCGGCAACGGTATGTTTGGTTCTGAAATGAATTTCAACCAATCGGCTGAAATCCCTGAAGAAATCCATTTCTTTAGTAGATTCTTCATTTAAAACTCCCAATTGCTGAATTTTCCAGATTCGCGTGGCTTTAATAATAAGTTGTTTCAAATACGTTCGAATCATTTCTTCCTGCGAAGAATCAGGCGAAACAAACTCTTCGTGAATCTGATTGAAAATGCCTTCAATAAACAAAACCTCTTTGTCTGGTAAAGTGGTCATGGGCATTTCGAATATATTATTGAATAACAATCCGTCGCAGGCTACTTCAGCATCATGAATCTGTACACAATAAAAATCACGATTATAGTACATAAAATAACCCTGCTTTTTTCCTTCCTTATTAATCTGCAGATATTGATTGCTGTTGATGAAAAACAGGGAAGGACTTTTGGTTTGGTATTGTTTAAAATCAATCGTAACCTGATAATCTTCCGGCAGATATAAGACCTTTATATAAGCTTTGTATTCGTCACTATTAATTTCTTCGACTGTTTTCTGGTTCAGAATCAGAAATCCCAGTTTTTTATAATTCGATTCAAATACAGTATTAAGGTTCATTGCGATTGGTTTTGGATTAAAAATACAGATTTTCTTTGGCAGAGCCGAATACTAATTGGGACTTATTTGAAGATGTTCGAGTCTTTTACCAACCAAAGTTTTTTCGCCCACAATTTTAAATCCGAGTTTCAGATAAAGATTTTTCGCCAACGGATTATCTTCTTCCACCAATAAACCTAAAGTCTGTTTGTTTTGATGGACATATTCATTAATTAGAAAAACAAGCAATTTAGAACCAATTCCTTTTCCCTGATGATTTGGGTTTACGCCCAAAGAATCGATATAAAATTCACCGGCACGTGTTTCAAATTCCGGATCAAATTCCGGATTATAATGTGCTCTAACGTATTCTATAATTGGATTTCGCAAAGCTTCTATATCAGAACCGTTGTAAACATTGACTGCACCAATGATTTCGTTGTTTTCCTCGGCCACAAAACAATTCTGATAAGAATACTGATTGCTTTCTCTTTCGATGAAATATTCCAGGAAGTCTTTCGCGGAAGCGTAATCTTTCTTAGCTAAAAATTTATAGACAATATCTTCCATTGCTAATAATAATATAGGTGCAATATATTTAGAATCGGATTTGTTGGCTTTTCTGACATTCATGTTAAGAAATTTAGATGTAACAAATTTAAAGTTTTATTTAAACACATAGAAGCTTAGCTTTCACCATTGCTGTTTTACACTCAATCTTCTCATCCTTCCTTCGTGATAAACAGTGGGGGAGACTATGTGTGAAAAAATATATTCTCCCGCAGATTCTGCAGATTTAGCAGATTAATTCTGGAAACATCTGAATAATCCGCTAAATCTGCGAGAAAAAGAATTCTATCTAAATAGTCAATATATTTTCACGTAGATTTATAAGGATTTGAGCAGATTAAAAAAGATCTATGTTTATCTGCTAAATCTGCAGAATCTGCGTGAAACAAAAAATCTTAGTCTCTTTAAAAAAAATATATTTCTCCCGCAGATTCGGCAGATATTGCAGATTTGAATTGGAAATATCTGCATAATCTACTAAATCTGCGGGAGAAAAAAACTTTAGCCCTTTGAAAAAAATATACAAATTTTGCCCCAACTTATACCAACATTAACATTCAAACAGCGACTATCTTTGTTACTATATTTTAAACTAAAAATTTAAAACAATGAAAGCAATAGGATTTAAAACCTCATTATCTATAGAAGAAAAAGACAGTTTCATGGAATTTGAAACTGCGAAACCAATACCCGGAGCACACGATTTATTGGTAAAAATCGATGCCATTTCAGTAAATCCGGTCGATTTTAAAATTCGCCAGAGCGCTGCAAAAGATACTATTTTGGAAACACCAAAAATTATCGGCTGGGATGCTGTCGGAATTGTACAGGCAGTTGGCGAAAAAGTCACTTTATTTGAAGTAGGCGATCTAGTATATTATGCCGGAGATATTACCAAGCAAGGAAGTAATGCCGAATTTCAGATTATTGATGAAAGAATTGTCGGTAGAAAGCCAAAAACACTCAGCGCTGAAGAATCAGCTGTAATTCCGTTAACCGCTTTAACGGCTTGGGAAATTCTGTTTGACCGAATCAGAATTAATGCTGACAAAGACAAAGGAAAATCAATTTTGATCATTGGAGGCGCTGGTGGAGTGGGTTCGATTGCGATTCAATTGGCTAAGAAAATGGCAGGATTAACAGTTATTGCAACTGCATCGCGTCCTGAAACTATTGATTGGTGCAAACAACAAGGAGCCGATTTTGTGGTTGATCATAAAGATTTAGTGGCATCGGTAAGAGAAGCAGGTTTTGAAAACGTTGATTTTATTCTGGATTTTGTAGACACCAATGCTTATTGGGATACCATGGTTGAATTAATTAAACCTCAAGGACATATCGCTTCGATTACAGGAAGTGCAGAACCTGTAGTTTTGAATAAACTGAAAAGCAAAAGTGTTTCTTTTTCCTGGGAATTGATGTACACCCGCTCTATGTATCAAACAGAAGACATGGTAGAACAACATAATATTCTCAATATTGTTGCTGATTTGCTGGACGATGGTATATTGAAAACAACTCTAAAAGAAACCTACAACGGACTTACAGCTGAAAATTTGAAAAAAGCACATCAGCGTTTAGAATCGGGAAAAACAATTGGTAAAATTGCCATTAAATTCTAAGAAGTTCTTTTTTAAGGACTTGCGTTTATTGATAAATATTATTTAGAATAATTTTAAATAGTATTATTTTGATGTCAACAATTTTTGTATTTTAGCCGAATTACAAGCCTAATTTGTATTTCATTTTTTAAAACCCAAAACAAAATTGTTATGATTTCAAAAAACACAGACCTTGGATTATTACTAATAAGAATCAGCGTTGGAGGTTTAATGCTTTTCCACGGAATTTCAAAAGTGCTTCACGGAATTTCTTTCCTTGTAGACAATATGGGCGCATTTGGATATGCTGTTTATATTGGTGAAGTTTTAGCACCATTAGCTATTTTAGTAGGTTTCCGTACTAGAATAGCAGCAGTTCTTCTTGCCTTTACCTGTATAGTAGCGATTGCTGTGGCACACGCTCAGGATATTTTCTCGATTAGCGAACACGGAGGATATGCTAATGAACTCTTGATGCTTTATCTTTTAGGTTCGATTGGATTATTCTTTACAGGAGCAGGAAAATATGCTGTTTCTAAAAATAATAAATGGGACTAGTTTATTCATTTTACAAATAACAAAAGCTCTAAATTTCGATTTAGAGCTTTTTTGTTTCAAGCGTGAAAAATTGTATTATAAAGATTTATATACAAAATAGAGAATCTTTGCAAACTTTAAAATAAAATGAACTACCTAAACCTTGCGTTCTTTGAGAAAATCTTTTGCGAACTTTGCGTTACAAAAAAACTAACTTCTATCGGATAAAATTACATTTTCACCGAGCAGATACTATGTTCTACCGATCACAATTTTAATTAATATACTCTAGATATACTTTTGATTCCAATTAAAACCTTAAAATCAAAAATATGTCACCATTATCACCGTTTATCTGGATCGTAGTTATTTCGCCACTTCTACTATTGGCCTATTTTAAAACAGAGAAATCAAACCTTAAATATGTAGCTTTTTTTATTCTTTATTTTTTGGCGGATATATTTTTACAACAATATGGAAAAGTAGTATTGCCACTTGATTTTATTGGTTTGAAGTTCAATTGGTCAGGAAAAATCCTGAGCTTAATTTTAGGTTTGATTGTTATTTTTTCAGTTTCCAAAGAAGAGAGAATCAAAATCGGATTTACCTCGAAAACCAATTCAAAAACACAATTAAAGTTTGGATTGCTGTTTTTTCTGGGATTCACTTTATTTGATTTCGTTTTTAAAATGATCTTATTTCCAAAAGGCGGAACATTCGATTTAGAAACTTTTCTTTTTCAGGCGACAATGCCGGGCTTAACAGAAGAAATTGCTTTTAGAGGGATTTCTTTATGGCTTTTAAATAAAGCTTTTGCGCCAAAATGGAAGTATCGCGGAATAGAATTTGGCTGGTCGTTTGTCATTATAACCGTTTTATTTGGAGTAGGGCACGGAATGGTTTTAGATCAGGATTTGCATTTAAAGTTTGATATTATAACCATAGTATATTTAACGCTGATTTCGTCTTTAAGCGTTGGTGTTTTAAGATGTTTTTCAGGGAATCTGATTTATTCTATTTTAGGACATAATACGATAAATTTGATAAATGCTTTAATTAGAATTTTATAATTTTTTGTGTGGATTATTTTTAAACACATAGAAACATAGTCATTTGTTTGTCTAAAAAAGAATAGAGAAAGAAACTAGTTTCTCACACATAGATGCACTTAAAGATAATGAAGCTTTGTCAAAGTTTAAAACTTTGACAAAGCTCTGTACGCAATACTATGTGTATTTTAAACAAGTGAAACGCCTTTAACCTAAAAGAAAAACTATGTTTCTATGTGTTTAATATTATACCAACAAGAAAAAAATAAATTATATTTGAAACTGCTTTACAACTGTATTACATGCCAAATACCACAACTGCTTCGGGCTATTTTTTAGATAAAATAGCGTCCTTAAACTTTGATCTGTTTTTTACCAAAAGAAATCGAATTTTACTACATGTTTTAATGTGGCTTGGATTTTCTGTTTTACTGTTTTTGAGCTATGTAATCGGTTATCATTTGGTTTATTCTGATGCCGTTCCGCTTACAATCAGAATGACTTTGGTTAATATCATTGTCTTTTATATGTTGTTTTATCTGTTGCTTCCAAAGATTTTTTCGGGAAGCAAAACCAAAATTATAGTGCTTTTAATCTTGGTTTTTCCGATTTCGATCTTTCTTTGGATGGCTTCAACGTACTTTATTTCCCTTTTGTATTATGCTTTAGGTCTTGAAGTTGATTTTGGAGAATTAAAAGGCGTAATCAAAATGAGTGCAGAACAGACTTTTTTGGAAGCTGTTTCCTTAAAAAGAATGCTTTCGCAGACGATCATTATTATCTCATTGCTTTCTCCTTTTTGCTTTGCTAAAATTCTGGTTGAAATTGTAAAACTCTACCACAAGAAATTTCAGGTAGAGAAAGAGAAAATGGCATTGGAAATTCAGAACATTCAAATGGAAAAGGATTTTCTGAAAGCGCAATTAAATCCGCATTTTTTATTTAATACTTTGAATAATTTATACGGATTAACGGTTAGGAAAGACAATCTAGCGCCAGAAATTATCCTGAATCTTTCGGATATTATGAGTTATACTTTGTATGAATCAAATACTGAAATCGTTCGCCTAGAGAAAGAACTGGATTTTATCCAAAATTATATCGCTTTAGAAAAGATGCGTTATGCTGATGAAGCCAATATTCAGGTTAATATTGAAGGAGAAAACCAAACAGCTGGACTTTTTATTGCGCCGTTACTGACTTTTACTTTCATTGAAAATGCTTTTAAATACGGATTAAAAAGCACTCAAAATGCCTTTGTAAAACTGGATATTAAGATTGAAAACAGCACGTTTTGGTTCAGTTTAGAAAATGATGTTGATGAAAGTTTTACAACGGATAATTTCGGCGGAATAGGAGTAGAAAACGCCCGTAAACGTCTGGAATTATTGTATCCGAATCAATACGAATTGGAAATTGAAAATCAAAAATCTTCCTTTAAAGTCGATTTAAAAATAGTTTTAAGAAAGTAATGGAAAAGTTGAAATGCATTGTCGTAGATGACGAACCGATTGCTAGAGATATCATAGAATCTTTTATCAGCGAAATTCCTTTTCTGCAATTGGAAGCTTCATTTGGAGAACCTTCAAAAGCTTTAATGCACCTGCAGGAAAATACAATTGATATTGTGTTCAGTGATATCGAAATGCCCAAATTTACAGGTTTAGAACTGGCACAAGCGCTTACAAATCCTCCTGTCATTATTTTTATAACCGCGCACCGCAATTTTGCTTTGGACGGATTTGAAACCGGTGCTTCAGATTATCTGGTAAAACCCGTTCGTTTCGATCGTTTTTTAAAAGCGGTAAATCGCGCCAAAGAATACCTTTCATTAAAGAAAACAGCTTCTGTACATCAAATCAATTCAGATCGCATTTTTATTAAATCGGAAGGAAAACTGATTAAGATTTTATTGAATGAAATCCTTTATGTAGAAGCGCAGGACGATTATTTGAAATTTGTCATTAACGGCGGATCTTACATGACTTTAGGGACTCTAAAAGCAATGGAAGAAGTTTTGAAACTCCCGATGTTCTTTCGCGTCCAGCGTTCTTTTATCCTAAATCTTGAATCGGTTAGAAGCTTAAATGGAAATAGAATCGAATTGATTGATGGAAAGAACATTTCTGTGGCTTTGAATAAAAAGGAGGAATTGTATTTGTTGTTAGGGATTAGATAATTTTTTTTAACCGCAATCCCGATAACTATCGGGGGCAAAGGATTTTCGCAAAGAAACGCAAGGTTTAGTTATTACATTTTATTTTAAGTTCGAAGAGAGATAACTAAAAGCTCCAATTTTCAAACATAGACCGCGGTTTCAACCGCGGGGACGTCCAGATATGCATTGTGTTATATACATTGTGTTCCTGCGGTTGAAACCGCAGGCTATATTTTAAAAACATTCTGTACTTAGTTTTTTATAACTCTTTACTATTCCTTAAAGTTTGTCATTGCAAGAAACTCAACAAAAATTGGCAATTAAACTATTGCTATGTGTTTTGATGTAAATGAAATGCCTTTTTGCGTTAGTAATATCTATGTTTCTATGTGTTTAAAATAATTAACGATTCGTCTGAATATAATCCGATGGCGACATATTGAAATGTTTTTGGAAATTTCGCCCAAAGCTCGTTTGTGATTTGTAACCTACCATTTCTGCGATTTCGTACATTTTATAATTTTCATTCAATAATAATTCCGCGGCGCGTTTTAAGCGAACAATATTAATCAGTTCGTTTGGACTTAAATTCGTAATATCCTTAATTTTTCGGTATAAAGTCGAACGGCTCATATTCATGATTTCGGCAAGCGATTCTACACTTAAATCCTGATCGGTGATGTTTTTCAGGATTTCATCGTCGAGTTTTTTTAGGAATTTTTCATCCGTTTTATTGTGTGCGATGCTTTTAATGTGCGAAAGGGGAGAACTCGCATAATAATTCATAATCTGTCTTCGGTTTTCGATTAGATTATTGGCCTGCACTTTTAAGTAATCCATAGAAAATGGTTTCGCGATATAAGCATCGGCGCCCACTTCAAGTCCGTCAATTTGTGATTTGAGCGAGTTTTTCGCAGTTAATAAAATAACGGGAATATGACTCGTTTCCAGATTGGTTTTAATGGTTTTGCACATCGTAATTCCGTCCATAATTGGCATGGAAACATCGGAAATTACGAGTTGGATGTTTTCGTTATGAATGATTTTCAGTGCTTCTTCGCCGTTTTCAGCCTTTAAAATAGCGTAAGTTCCAGCCAATTCAGTAGTAATAAAACTCAAAAGATCTTCATTATCTTCTACAACTAAAATCTGTGCTTTTTCGTTTTTGACTTCAACAGTCTCTTTTGGGATTTCGGTTTCTTCTTCCTCTTTTTTAGAATCGGCATAAAGCATAAATTCCTGTTCCTGATGTAAGGGAACGGTCAATTCAAAAATGTTATAATTTAAATCTTCAACTAATTTCAAATTTCCGTTATGCAATTGTGCCAGCGAATGCGCTAGCGAAAGCCCAATTCCAGTTCCCGAAGCTGTACTGCTGTCATCCACTCTAAAGAAAGGCTCGAAAATTTTATCTTTTAAATGAATCGGAATCACATTTCCGTCATTTTTTACAATTAGAGTCAGTTTCTTTTCATCTCGAAACAAAGAAAT
This portion of the Flavobacterium panacagri genome encodes:
- a CDS encoding GNAT family N-acetyltransferase yields the protein MNVRKANKSDSKYIAPILLLAMEDIVYKFLAKKDYASAKDFLEYFIERESNQYSYQNCFVAEENNEIIGAVNVYNGSDIEALRNPIIEYVRAHYNPEFDPEFETRAGEFYIDSLGVNPNHQGKGIGSKLLVFLINEYVHQNKQTLGLLVEEDNPLAKNLYLKLGFKIVGEKTLVGKRLEHLQISPN
- a CDS encoding LytR/AlgR family response regulator transcription factor, translated to MEKLKCIVVDDEPIARDIIESFISEIPFLQLEASFGEPSKALMHLQENTIDIVFSDIEMPKFTGLELAQALTNPPVIIFITAHRNFALDGFETGASDYLVKPVRFDRFLKAVNRAKEYLSLKKTASVHQINSDRIFIKSEGKLIKILLNEILYVEAQDDYLKFVINGGSYMTLGTLKAMEEVLKLPMFFRVQRSFILNLESVRSLNGNRIELIDGKNISVALNKKEELYLLLGIR
- a CDS encoding CPBP family intramembrane glutamic endopeptidase, producing MSPLSPFIWIVVISPLLLLAYFKTEKSNLKYVAFFILYFLADIFLQQYGKVVLPLDFIGLKFNWSGKILSLILGLIVIFSVSKEERIKIGFTSKTNSKTQLKFGLLFFLGFTLFDFVFKMILFPKGGTFDLETFLFQATMPGLTEEIAFRGISLWLLNKAFAPKWKYRGIEFGWSFVIITVLFGVGHGMVLDQDLHLKFDIITIVYLTLISSLSVGVLRCFSGNLIYSILGHNTINLINALIRIL
- a CDS encoding alpha/beta hydrolase, yielding MKTIQSIQRGIFIVTLLTLNTIAMAQERPYKGQNDPEIFTEVRSFLNALNSGNGKPLEQLSVTDARNVLVGAQKSVEVDYSGIEETEKVISQNGLKVKIHITKPKGAKANAPVFIFIHGGGWVLGDYPTHRRLVRDLVVESGAVAVFPDYTPSPEAKYPVAINEIYAATQWVAENGKEIGVDGKNLAVVGNSVGGNMTAAITLMAKDKKGPHIKLQVLLWPVTDANFETESYNLYANGRFLTKNMMKWFWDNYLPDTAKRTEKYASPLQASLTELKGLPPALVQTAENDVLRDEGEAYARKLNEAGVPVTLTRYNGLIHDYGLLNPIAHVPAIQTAVQQAGIVIKTTLK
- a CDS encoding sensor histidine kinase, giving the protein MPNTTTASGYFLDKIASLNFDLFFTKRNRILLHVLMWLGFSVLLFLSYVIGYHLVYSDAVPLTIRMTLVNIIVFYMLFYLLLPKIFSGSKTKIIVLLILVFPISIFLWMASTYFISLLYYALGLEVDFGELKGVIKMSAEQTFLEAVSLKRMLSQTIIIISLLSPFCFAKILVEIVKLYHKKFQVEKEKMALEIQNIQMEKDFLKAQLNPHFLFNTLNNLYGLTVRKDNLAPEIILNLSDIMSYTLYESNTEIVRLEKELDFIQNYIALEKMRYADEANIQVNIEGENQTAGLFIAPLLTFTFIENAFKYGLKSTQNAFVKLDIKIENSTFWFSLENDVDESFTTDNFGGIGVENARKRLELLYPNQYELEIENQKSSFKVDLKIVLRK
- a CDS encoding helix-turn-helix domain-containing protein; the encoded protein is MNLNTVFESNYKKLGFLILNQKTVEEINSDEYKAYIKVLYLPEDYQVTIDFKQYQTKSPSLFFINSNQYLQINKEGKKQGYFMYYNRDFYCVQIHDAEVACDGLLFNNIFEMPMTTLPDKEVLFIEGIFNQIHEEFVSPDSSQEEMIRTYLKQLIIKATRIWKIQQLGVLNEESTKEMDFFRDFSRLVEIHFRTKHTVADYADILGVAPKTLSNKFNRLELTQPNDIIKDRIILEAKRLLGYSSLSVKEIAYQLGYEDPAYFNRLFTNKVGDTPSNFKKKYLQGKNVQLE
- a CDS encoding zinc-binding alcohol dehydrogenase family protein codes for the protein MKAIGFKTSLSIEEKDSFMEFETAKPIPGAHDLLVKIDAISVNPVDFKIRQSAAKDTILETPKIIGWDAVGIVQAVGEKVTLFEVGDLVYYAGDITKQGSNAEFQIIDERIVGRKPKTLSAEESAVIPLTALTAWEILFDRIRINADKDKGKSILIIGGAGGVGSIAIQLAKKMAGLTVIATASRPETIDWCKQQGADFVVDHKDLVASVREAGFENVDFILDFVDTNAYWDTMVELIKPQGHIASITGSAEPVVLNKLKSKSVSFSWELMYTRSMYQTEDMVEQHNILNIVADLLDDGILKTTLKETYNGLTAENLKKAHQRLESGKTIGKIAIKF
- a CDS encoding DoxX family protein, whose amino-acid sequence is MISKNTDLGLLLIRISVGGLMLFHGISKVLHGISFLVDNMGAFGYAVYIGEVLAPLAILVGFRTRIAAVLLAFTCIVAIAVAHAQDIFSISEHGGYANELLMLYLLGSIGLFFTGAGKYAVSKNNKWD
- a CDS encoding OsmC family protein; translation: MKRKAQAVWNGDIKTGKGTLTTDSTVLNNTQYSFNSRFADGIGTNPEELLAAAHAGCFTMKLSLDLTTAGFTVEELSTQSTITLNDGKITQSLLVLNAKVPGITEEEFLKIAQGAEKTCPVSQAFSFEIVLQANLIN